ACTAAATAGGCTTTACCAAAGAAAAAgctgaaaaaataaataaataaaaaaggaagaaagaaaagcgaATCCCAAAGTTTTCCGATcactttccttctctttctctccctcTGTTTGTTTTATGGGAAAATCACTCCCAACCACAACCAGGCTTCAAGAATTCGCTAGGGTTGTTACATCTGATAAGTTCCAAAGTCCCAAGCACGCAAAACCCATCTCGAGAAACCGGGTTTCGCCTCCAGAAACAACGAAATTGAGAGGGGCACGACTCGGCTCGGAACGGGTGAGGTTGAAGATGGAGAGCTCAGAGGGGCAGCGTCGGATGCCGCTGGCCCAGGTGGTCTCCGACTGCGCAAAGCGTTGGTTTCAGGACACTCTTAAAGAAGCCAAAGCTGGTGACACAACCATGCAGGTTTTGGTGGGTCAAATGTACTTCAGTGGCTATGGAGTTTCCAGAGACGCTCAGAAGGTCAATCCATTgattttctagttttcttttgcttttgggCTTCTtaatttttgtgggtttttgtTGTTAGCGCCATTGTCATCATGGTCATGTGTGTGCTGACAcccttgtttttcctttatgcTGTGCTTGCTTTATGAGAAAAATTAGGATAAGATGGGACATTGAACTTTTGAGTGTTAGATATTTATTGTGGTTGTGGTGTTCCTGGGGACGCGTAGGAGGTGAAAATTAGATTGTTGTAATGAATACTATTTTTTggtttcttaattttctttctgtttttttttccagataCGAGATTTAGGGGATGTAGGGTAGTATTAGTTTTTCCCCGCATATGagttgtttggttgctgagaaaatgtggaGAAGAATTGGATCTTAGATTGCTATAAAAGACATGTTTCTAAATATTGCTCAATGGAGAGACAAGTTATTTGCATAGTTGAGCGGGAATATAAGACTTATTGATTTGAAGAGACTCGGCATATTATAAGGATTCAaaactttgtttcttttttttccccctttaaCAAGATTTATGGCCAGggtgaagaaaattttgattcattgctTTGCTTGATCTGTCAAGTTGTTGATATtagcattttctatttctttgatTTGATTACTTGGggctttttttttgttaatgttttactttatgttttatttttatttttggcaattCAGGGCCGGGCTTGGATTAGTAGAGCTTCCAAGAGTCGATCGTCAGCTTGGAAAGTTGGTGATAAGCATCCAggtgttctctctctctctctctctctctctctttcagaCCATTAATAGTAGCtttgtttgttatgattaatgTGGGTTGGTTTCTTTTAGGTTACAATGCAAGTGACTCTGATTCAGACGACTTGAAGAATGATGAAAAATGAAGGCAAATGTACTTTCCTATCTAATTTAAAGATGAGCATGTGAAAAATGATGACTTGAATTTCTTGGAccgagtttttaaattttatttgaatttctttttagtCTATCAAACATACAAATTTGCAATTGTCTTTACTGATTAcagtaggaaaataaaatattgcacTACATGCACTTTCCAACCCCAAAAATTGCAAAGTCCTGTGGGAAGAAGACCAATGTAGTTATTCCTTCTCACTTTTGTGCTCTTATTGAAATTGGGGCCTGCAAAGGGCCTATCtcctagtttttcttttatagtaGACGATAATAAGGCTTTGTTTAAAGAATAAGGTGGTCAAAAGAAGCCTCTGATTTAAAGTCTGTACTAAATACCTTATACTGGTTTATGATCACTCTTATGTTCCTTTCACCTTGAAAAGCTAAGTTGTTGCAAGCTTAGTCACATAATCTGTCTGGAGGTTATTTCTATCAGTTTCAACTTTTTCATCCTAAGGGTAGCTGTTGGAATGCAAAAGCCAAAACACCGAAATATCTTCCCACTTAACCATTGTGGATATGGTCATTTTTGTAGATGGTGTAATTGCATTTCTAGACCATCAAGAGCTCCAATGGGTGAACTCCTAATTGTTGCTCGTTTTGTCTTTCCACTTAGTTgttctcaatttattttattttattcaagttaTAGACATATGCAACCCAAACACAACCATCCTGACATTCATGGACCAACACCACCCAAAAGTATATACGCAAGTTTGTGGTGTTGTTTGAGCTTGTGTAATCGGATCTTCTCTATTGGGTTAATTTTGGTTAAAATTGTTGCTTAAGTGGTGAGATAGATCCATATAATGTCACTCTATatgctcattttcttttgctttggTAATGGGCCAGCTTAACCGACATATAGAGGAAGACTTCCATGGCATATCTTGGCAAATAATTTTGGTTGATGACAATATGAGTTTTGTTCTAAGCTTTTGGTTGATGATGCTATATTGGGGTTCCAATCTAAATTAAAACTACTGAAAtgtactttaaaatattaatgttttaagATGAGCATGACTGAGAATCATCAGATCAGCTTGGAAGGTATAATCGGTCCCTTGTTAGTTGGTGTTGGTTTTGCAAAGCTGGGGAAGAGATGGACATCACATTCTTATTCATTGTGGAAAGGTGTTGCAGTTGTGGTCCTTGGGATTCACTTTATCTGAGGTCTCTTGGTTCTAGACCTTTCTGTTGAGAGATATGTCTTGGTTGGCATGATAGTTTGGGGGGAAGGGGGAAGAGTCACATGAGAGTGTGGAAACCCTGCCTgtttatgcttgttttggtgtATCTGAAAAAAAGAGATTTCTTCTGAAATCCTGTTTGCTTAGTCTGTTGATTTGGTTTGGCTTCATAGTGTTCCCATCTTAGATTCCATTGATAGCTTAGGTGTTGGTTAGGCCAGTGTAAAGCTTTTTGTATCTGTTGTatatgttgttttcttttattaatgctCTTTATATacttcattttttctatttctaatttatacatatCTATCTTTAcctatcataaaataaaaaataaaaaaaaacttcatgcACACTTGGATTGTGCCCTCCCTCTTTTTAGTTAggtatatgtatgtatgtatgtatgtacacacacacgcacacccacatacacacacacacacacacacatatatatatatataattgcccttgaaaaaagaaaaagaaaaagatgaacaAGATTGAGATTGTATCATATGTGACTCCTTTTAACAGTCAAAACTAGGAGCATACATGAATAGTGATTGGCTAGGACATACTCAGCAGTAAATATTTTCATTGTCTCATGTTCGGATCAATTATCAACGAGGAAGGAGTAATTGGAGAGTGGTGTACAGGGATGGATGAAGTTGAGAATGCTTTTGGGTGAGTTCTTATCAAGATAAAGGGATGATATGATTTATTTgcatttacattttctttttcattgtttCCATTGACATGCCATGCACAAAGGTTATGCTGGCCATTGGGTCTTTCATTTGGCTCTATAGGTTTCTAGGAATAAACATGTATTTTATTGGTGTCTACAAATGAACATGTAGCTTGTTTCAACCTTTACTGTGTAAATTATTTAACAACATAAAACCAACGAGAGCAGGCTTGGTTCCTTTTATTTGTCTATTTAAAAACTGGTCTTTTTCCTCTAATGCACAGATGATATACTTCTTCACTGATACTTTACAAagtgcccaaaaaaaaaaaatcatataacttaattgaaaatttgtaacAAGATGCTTTTTTGATCACCTTTTTTAACTCTGCCTGACACCTTGAATCTGTGGCTGACTCCATGATTTCTAGCATTAGTAAGTGGAGAATGATTTTTAGCATGAGAAAGTGGAGATGGTTAAGAATTAGTATCGATCTTGTTGTCTTGCAATGGCATTCCATTCCGTCTCAGTAACCCTACACCTACCCCATACTTACCCAAGAATCCCAGCTTCTCATTTTTCAGTTCATGGCCTCTTAGAAGTAGAAGGCACTCTGGTGGGATCCTCACGGACAGAAAAAGACTGCAGTTAGTTTGATAATGATCAAGTGACATTGCTTCTTCGGCCCAAACCAAGGAATCCCTCCTTCTTTACATGGGCATTTTAGACAAATCTTTGAGGAAATATATGCTTATATGTGAAGACAAATTATGAAGGAGATTAACTTGGAGAAAACCAAGGCACTGCTTCAGTTTCTTATTGTACACGACATTGTTGGAAGCCTTTGCTTGATGACATTTTGATGGAATTGCTTATGTTAATAAATGCATGTTTTAGCCAGCATCATTGCCTTAAGACATGGTGTATTGCTGTTGTCTTGAGAAGATTGTGTGAGATAATCAAATGCATGATGGAGTTGCATTTCAACTCACTTTATCTACCCTGTGCTAATTGCATGCTGATAATGTGTTTTTCAAATCCTTCTTCATTCTGCATAGGCAAGGTCCTGTGATAGTTGTCTGGATTGGATTCGTTTACAGTATGATAAAGTATACTTGCTTAGGCAAGCCCTAAGCAGAACTTTAATATTGAAATACACTGGGTCTTATTTGTGATTAATCATAGGATTTGGTGTGGTGACTTTTTGGTTtgcaagtattaaaaatgatggGACAGTGGCCCAGTGAAAATTTTTGAGTGCAAAACAGGACAGGTCTtgtatttgaaatgaaaatgagagtGGCCATTGACTTCTTTCGTTCCGATAATAAtgagaaaactaaaatataaaattttgaactgTAAACAAATGTAAATCAAGGCAACTCATGAACACaggaaagaaaatcaagtaCTAGACTACATGGCCAATCTTGGCCTGGGACTCGGATTGGATGGGGAACTTTGCTAAACacctattaaaaattatttgggcCTAACTTTCATCTGTTCTGTATAGGCCGGATTTTTAGCATGACATTCATTTCTCATACCAGAAGAAAAATTAATGGTACCAATACTTTGTGTGGCACAATGAGTCAATCTTGCAAATCCTTTTCTATGAAACCTGAATTTTATAGCCCTCCTATTGTATACTAATCTATGCCTTTTTGTCTTTTGCAGTCTTGTCTTGGCCTGTGCCAATTCCATGCTTGCCAGGTTTCAGTAACAATCAGCAGCTTCTATTGTCTCATTTTTCCCTCTACTTAGTTCATTTCTTTTCTCGAATTTTTGTTCATTAGTGGGTACATTAACtgtcactatttttatttttttttaaatcttttatatacATGGTAAAAAGAACTGTTTGATCTATTTTCATTGAAGTTTTTGGGGCTGTGATAGAATCTTTTCATGttaattttttgtggaaattgATGGATTGATGAGGCAATTAATGCTATGTTGAATAAAGAGAGTTCTTGCCCTTTTTACatctttcattctcttttaCTTAATTGTTAATGCTTTAGTGTTGATGAAAATCAATGTCCTTGTTGATTTTTGAGAGTTCACTTTGAGCTTAAAATTTGGTTTACAACTTAAGACAGCAGTAAACACCGGCGAATACAATTAATCTTAAATACGCTCAATACATGAAAATGAAACATAATTTCCGTCTCTTAGTGCCGTGTTCTCTTTTCTGCTAGCATTCCCTGGTCTTGAAAATGTGAGCCTTCTTTGCATTAGGTGCTTGCCTCATATGAGTTCCGGGCAGCCCAGAGGAGGCCACACTTGTCCAGAAGATCACTTTGCTCCTCTAATGGCAATATCATCTCCCTTCACGTCGGTCCTTCCTATAATCCCATGGCTTCTCTGGGTTGGGTGAAGCCCACAAACCAATGCGCTTTGCTCTGGCCTCTTTCTCCCACTAATGTCACAGGTATGGATTTCTTAGCACAATGAGGAATTAGAATGATCGAGGAAAGACAATTGGTTACTTACTGTTGCAAATTCTAGGCGCTGGTCATAGGCTGTGTAATGCCATGCACACCCTTTCTTGAGCATTATTTCCTGAGAGAGCTTAGTTTGGATTAATAAACTGTTGCTATGAAACTAGAAATCGACGGGGTATTAGGAAAACAGTACCTGTACAAAGATACCATTGCAATATATATCACCTACAGTGCGTCCATATCGATCTTCTCCATATACTAGGACTCTCAAACACTTTCCCTGAACAAGCATAGCTAACTCCTCCTTTGCTTCTTTCCCATATGGCATTGAATTCTCTGGTGCATCTATTCCTCTGCTCATTCCCATTACAAAATCATTAAGCATTAACTATTCACTGAGTATGCTGAAGATCCAAGCATGCTATCCTATTAGAACAGTCAGTTATACCTTAGTCGAATTCGATACTTCTTAGCAAGAACCTCCTCATTTTGAAAATTCAGCACTCTGCCATGAAAACAACACGAAATCAATGATCGATGGATCTAATTAATGAAAGGGAATTTCTGGGGAATACTAATTAACCAACCAACCAACCGATATCCAGCATCAATGATCTTATCATGAAGTGCATCTGCCTTTGCATAGTTCCTCTCTGAGCGGGCCTTTGCTCTCTGAACAGCTAAGATTTGTAGTTCCCCAGGAACAGAGGCTGACTCCCTTGGGTCGGTAGAACTCACGTAAACAGTTATGGTATCCCCATCTGCCACGGCTTTAACGTCCACCTAGTTTCATTGAAATCATTCATCAAAGCCCAACAATACTTCAGTATTACGTTGATTATGATAATCTGAGTTGTTAGAGTTGTTTTATTGATACCGGAAGTGTCTGCAATTCAAACTTCACTCCTTGGGGCAGTGAAGTTGGAAACTCAGATGAAATTTGAACCAGAGTGTGAGGAAGAGGGAGACCATAGAAAGCTAGAAGCCCCTACAAAACATTCAACAACAGATGAATTACCAAATTAGAATCAACCTCTGTTTGTTCCAAGCATTTTCCACAATGCTTCCAGAGTTCTTGGTGTACCTCAACATCAGCCTTTTTGTGTCTCTTCAGGGTCTGAATCACAAGCCTAGCTGCCTCTTCAGGTGTTTTTGGTGGTGATTTTGATTCTCTCCATGCCTCCAGTAGTTTGTTATACCTTTATTTACCACCAAGAAACCAACAAAAATCAAGAATGTGCAGCAAATCAACTATTTACATCACACAATTTTCAGCTAAAATCTTAGTAATTAAGAAAAAGGGGGAGGCTACTGATCAATATGTTCTTATATATGTAACTAACCGGAATCCACCCAAACATGGAGACATTTATCTCAATTATCAGcaaaacaaaaagcaaacttCTTTACCCTATATCCCATTTCACcttataaaacataaatactGGAGTGGAGACTCAATTTGGGATTCTGGATGATAGCCAGAGGCCTCAATGATTCCACCTTATAAAATTGACCTCATTTATTAACAGAGAAGCTCCTTGAAAGCATTCCCAAAAGGGAAAATCTAACACTACATTAAtgatcaaagaaaattcagTTCATAATACGAAAAAAAATTCTGTCATTTCACGATCCTACACTACAAA
This DNA window, taken from Vitis riparia cultivar Riparia Gloire de Montpellier isolate 1030 chromosome 13, EGFV_Vit.rip_1.0, whole genome shotgun sequence, encodes the following:
- the LOC117928527 gene encoding uncharacterized protein LOC117928527, with product MGKSLPTTTRLQEFARVVTSDKFQSPKHAKPISRNRVSPPETTKLRGARLGSERVRLKMESSEGQRRMPLAQVVSDCAKRWFQDTLKEAKAGDTTMQVLVGQMYFSGYGVSRDAQKGRAWISRASKSRSSAWKVGDKHPGYNASDSDSDDLKNDEK
- the LOC117928526 gene encoding staphylococcal-like nuclease CAN2, with protein sequence MGNALRFLYANCCKPSASESESLGPHGVSTSTVGVSALAHDLFHFEITSQVPEKLSQHVVSSKKAQANWYNKLLEAWRESKSPPKTPEEAARLVIQTLKRHKKADVEGLLAFYGLPLPHTLVQISSEFPTSLPQGVKFELQTLPVDVKAVADGDTITVYVSSTDPRESASVPGELQILAVQRAKARSERNYAKADALHDKIIDAGYRVLNFQNEEVLAKKYRIRLRGIDAPENSMPYGKEAKEELAMLVQGKCLRVLVYGEDRYGRTVGDIYCNGIFVQEIMLKKGCAWHYTAYDQRLEFATWEKEARAKRIGLWASPNPEKPWDYRKDRREGR